One stretch of Oceanispirochaeta sp. DNA includes these proteins:
- a CDS encoding TetR/AcrR family transcriptional regulator, with translation MAEETRDTILNAAEKEFSSNGFDGARVDKIAKKAGVNKALIYYYFKSKKELLKALYERLVKKGFSAFDYSTLTSDDSPENEEKTHSSMHEIIQFLETHRDIIRILFMESLKEDGQNMLLDLADFYLDDATKGLSSVLDESTDFNALDKKQWMMTEVFTALIPMISYTLFKGDIQKRLSVSDEDMDHYFMKSLKETHFQTHKSFLNNTKENKE, from the coding sequence ATGGCAGAGGAAACAAGAGACACCATACTGAATGCAGCAGAGAAGGAATTCTCCTCGAATGGCTTTGACGGGGCTCGTGTGGATAAGATCGCGAAAAAAGCGGGTGTCAACAAGGCCCTGATTTATTACTACTTTAAAAGTAAAAAAGAGCTTCTTAAAGCCCTTTATGAGCGTCTGGTAAAAAAAGGGTTCTCTGCATTTGATTACTCTACTCTGACTAGTGATGATTCACCGGAAAATGAAGAGAAAACTCATAGTTCAATGCATGAAATAATCCAATTTCTGGAAACTCACCGCGACATCATCCGCATACTGTTTATGGAGAGTTTAAAGGAAGACGGTCAAAACATGCTTCTGGATCTTGCGGATTTCTACCTGGATGACGCCACAAAGGGTCTGTCGAGTGTTTTGGATGAGTCAACCGATTTCAACGCCCTGGATAAGAAACAGTGGATGATGACCGAGGTCTTTACGGCCTTGATCCCTATGATCAGCTATACATTGTTTAAGGGTGATATCCAGAAGCGTCTATCTGTTTCAGACGAAGACATGGATCACTATTTTATGAAGAGTCTGAAGG
- a CDS encoding AAA family ATPase, translated as MKVITISRYLYSGGMTIGQKVADELGYSFVTKETIEKIMDQYGMVDFDKVYESAPGLLDRVDPIQEDMIHFLGKLMQAIALHGSIVLLGRGSFSFFPDYSDVLNVRLWAPVEVRVGRLMERTNNTSWRICMNEVTEHDNSRKAFVERWLHGHPDQANAFDLVINTGKVPLDSAVRIIVDTARESRDLVMDNHKTVKSLEVDSLLLETVNEVLGKLDRVH; from the coding sequence ATGAAGGTAATAACAATTTCTCGGTATTTATACAGCGGTGGTATGACGATCGGACAAAAAGTAGCGGATGAACTGGGCTACTCCTTCGTTACCAAAGAAACCATCGAAAAGATCATGGATCAGTACGGTATGGTCGACTTCGATAAAGTATACGAGTCGGCTCCCGGACTTCTGGACCGGGTTGATCCAATACAGGAGGACATGATTCATTTTCTGGGTAAGTTGATGCAGGCCATCGCTCTCCATGGAAGCATCGTGCTTCTGGGACGGGGCAGTTTTTCCTTCTTTCCCGACTACTCGGATGTGCTCAATGTTCGTCTTTGGGCTCCGGTGGAAGTGAGAGTGGGGCGTTTGATGGAACGAACCAATAATACCTCCTGGCGTATATGCATGAATGAAGTGACCGAACACGACAACAGTCGCAAGGCCTTTGTGGAACGCTGGCTGCACGGCCATCCTGATCAGGCCAATGCTTTTGACCTTGTGATCAACACGGGGAAGGTCCCTCTGGATAGTGCTGTCAGGATCATCGTCGATACGGCCCGGGAAAGCCGGGATCTGGTTATGGATAATCATAAGACCGTCAAATCTCTGGAGGTGGATTCCCTTCTACTCGAAACGGTGAATGAGGTCCTGGGGAAATTAGACAGGGTTCATTGA
- a CDS encoding VanZ family protein, whose protein sequence is MKHPSSKTAFFLYCLLIALIILLADLDKLPGSLFMKIPHYDWLAHFLLYGFFYRLLDSALKEREILLFKRPGSPALCISSAFIILEEISQLFLSSRTFSLMDLFMGFLGIGVFMKFRVSVPSETKILSDQG, encoded by the coding sequence ATGAAACATCCCTCCTCTAAAACAGCCTTTTTTCTCTACTGTCTCTTAATTGCTCTGATTATCCTGCTGGCCGATCTGGACAAACTGCCCGGTTCTCTGTTCATGAAGATTCCACATTATGACTGGTTGGCCCACTTCCTCTTGTACGGTTTTTTTTACCGCCTGTTGGACTCAGCGCTCAAGGAGAGGGAGATCCTCCTATTCAAACGCCCTGGTTCCCCCGCACTCTGCATCAGCTCTGCCTTCATCATCCTGGAGGAAATTTCTCAGCTCTTTCTTTCATCAAGGACCTTCAGCCTTATGGATCTCTTTATGGGCTTTCTGGGAATCGGGGTGTTTATGAAGTTCAGAGTCTCAGTCCCGTCAGAGACTAAAATCCTTTCTGACCAGGGCTGA
- a CDS encoding PhzF family phenazine biosynthesis protein yields MSPKTYNFKKIDAFATAKSSGNPAGTVWLEEGDGIDTSGMLQLARELKGFVSEVGYIHKIEAGRYGLKFYSSEREVDFCGHATIAMMYELFQSKELEALDQITIVTNYGELTVENRIKTDDAVFVMAPPPVEKKNLPSLQEIARSLRISLDDLDAAWPVNIINAGLNTLIVPIVSLESILMISPDLAELNQFCVNQGIDIVEVFTEDVSMKAHDYRVRVFAPTFGYLEDPATGSGNSALGYYLLDKNSWQKETLILEQNSHAENYNLIKLQKKEVEGRTRVIFGGGAIKRMEGEYTLY; encoded by the coding sequence ATGAGTCCAAAAACCTATAACTTCAAAAAAATTGATGCCTTTGCAACAGCAAAATCATCGGGGAACCCGGCTGGCACTGTCTGGCTGGAGGAAGGTGATGGAATAGACACATCGGGGATGCTCCAGCTGGCCCGGGAGCTGAAAGGCTTTGTCAGCGAAGTCGGGTACATCCATAAGATAGAAGCCGGCCGGTACGGATTGAAATTTTATTCATCCGAGAGGGAAGTGGATTTTTGCGGACACGCCACCATTGCGATGATGTATGAGCTCTTTCAAAGCAAGGAACTGGAAGCGCTGGATCAGATTACGATTGTGACCAATTATGGGGAACTGACCGTGGAGAACAGGATAAAGACGGATGATGCAGTATTTGTGATGGCTCCCCCTCCGGTGGAAAAGAAGAACCTGCCCTCTTTGCAGGAGATTGCCCGGAGCTTGCGGATCTCCCTTGACGACCTGGATGCCGCCTGGCCCGTTAACATAATAAACGCCGGGCTGAATACCCTTATCGTCCCGATTGTCTCTTTGGAATCCATACTGATGATCAGCCCGGATCTTGCTGAATTGAATCAGTTCTGCGTGAACCAGGGCATTGATATTGTGGAAGTGTTCACAGAGGACGTATCCATGAAGGCTCATGATTACAGGGTGAGAGTGTTTGCCCCCACCTTCGGCTATCTGGAGGATCCGGCGACGGGGTCCGGGAATTCCGCCCTGGGGTATTATCTGCTGGACAAGAACAGCTGGCAGAAAGAGACCCTTATACTGGAGCAGAACAGTCATGCTGAGAACTACAATCTGATCAAGCTGCAGAAAAAGGAAGTAGAAGGCCGAACGAGAGTGATATTCGGCGGGGGCGCGATCAAGAGGATGGAGGGAGAATATACCCTCTATTGA